The nucleotide window TTCCAAAACGGAAACTATCTGACAGCTAGGTTCATGTCTTGGTTGCTTAGATGAAACCTCATACAACTCCTCTTCACCATACGACCTTTTTTGCACCATAATTAGCTACACAAGGAACTAAAAAATATGAGATAAGGTCAAAGATTAGCAGAGAGGGGAAATTCCTTCAAGTTCCATGTGTTTAAAAATATGTAACAATACATATGATTTCATAATCACAAAAGACATCCACAAAATAACTTCAAGAAAATAAAGGGATAATAACTATACTTCAGAGACCACAGAATTGCACTAGAACACCACTAGATTCAACACAGAAAACCTGAACAATGAGCACTCCAACCCAGTTCTATACAGCACAGGAAGGCATTCTAATTAAATATATAGTTGTATTATCTAGCTGAAAAGAAAGACACTAAGGTAAACACCACATCAACTCTCAATAAACAGAAAAACCGACATGATGTTGTTAGTCAGAGGCTCAGAGCATTTGGATATACAGTCACAACTTTGTCAAAAATAAAGAACTGAGCTATGTCAGGCTAAGCCATTCATGATAAAAATAATCCAATCTCATAAGTTACACCGTTTAATAAATGTAAGTCCAGCATAGTCGGAGCACCCATCTAACTATGAAAGGTTACAAGCACTAAAAGATACTGACCCGGAAAAGAATACAAACACCAATTTTTCTTTAATGACCAGAAATTACCAGACAAGACAACAGCTTACAGGAAACACATACATAAATGTTTGAGCAAGTAGCAAATACAGACAAGACTAGACACTGTCACACTGATAAGCGCGATAACATATAGAACAGCTCATTCTGTTTTCGAGCAAAGAAGGCTGCACAGAATAATGGCAAACCAAATCTCCAATTAGTGACACGTGGCAGGGGACGAAACATTGACGCCCCTTAAATTAGTTTTATCATAGTATGGCCCTAAAGAACGAAAAGCTGGAAAAGAGAACCATAAGTTTGTCTAATTACATGTAGTAACAAATTTACTTTTGCACCTTAACGACTGCAAAATAAATAGGGGAAGATGGACGGTTCGGGTACCTTGAACGGGAAGCCGGTCTTCGTCAAAACTGAGATAGTCAATCTTTCAATTTGAGGACAGCAATATAAATACGGGTAGAATTATTTAAAaagaattctttcttctttttttttttggaaaattgagAGGTAAAAGTATGAATTGCAATTTTTTATGAAAACCCTAactctaaatccccaaattcagATACAACTCTtcaatcaaaaaaataaattaattaaatcaaccAAAAATTGGTTCAAAGAATTTAAAACTGGACAAGAAATCCCAAATCCGCAAATTATTTATATCGGGAGAAGATCAAccctatttttctttcaaaaaacaagagaaatcaagggagaaaaaacaaaattaagaTATAATAACGATTAATTTTACAAAAAGAACTCGGAATTGAACAGATCTATAGAAAATAGAGGAGATCCGAAACCCTAAAATCGAAATTTGGTTTTCAAAACGGCTATAGCCGAAAAAAGTATAGATTGATAGAGGAGAGAACGAATTAGACAAATCAAAACTTGATTTGAAGGTCGAGAAGAAAAATCGAGGTCGATTTGAGGGGAAGAATAGTAGGGATTGGAATTGGGGGAAATTCGTTGACGATAAAAAGGTAGAGAAATCTGTTATTGGCGCGTCCGGAAATAGTAAAGCGGGTGATCTAAAAAATTGCGCCAAATAACCGAGCTAGTTTGGTAACTAGAAAAAATAACCGAGGCTAAGTAGGCATAATAATTAACGGCTGCATTCCCAATATGATTTATTGCCTAATTCTTTTTCCAATATTCATTAGCCTAATTTGTTCAGAAATTAACTAGTCACTTACGTGCAGAGGTGGATCCAGGACTTGAAGTTTTCGGATACCACACTACTTTGAGCATAGAATTACTATTTTTACGATCGAAATAGGATAAATATTGGTCAATTTAATCCATTTTAGGCTTATGTTCGGATTATTCTTCGTTTCGATTTATATAGGTAAATCGCTCGAAAAAAGAATATAATAACTATGATAACTTTGCACAAAGCAtaaaactttcaaaatattactaatattataAATATAGATCTTTTATTTACAATTGTCGTCGACGAATTTTCAAAATTTGAAGATGATCAATAAAGTCATCATTACTTACATTTACAAATATTTCACTCTTTTTGGTGAAAGGTAAAAAAATCATTGCAAATTTAAAAAACTAATATAATCCACATTCATCGTTTTCAAAATTTAAAccttttttctatttatattttactatttaaacaCATTTTTATAACACTTACCGGCAAGGggaaaacaataacaacaagtcaaacatctcggcaagggagaatcagctataaccaatattatttaacttcTACTTGGCACCACTAATACCAATATTCAATCACAACTTCCCTAGGATCAATTAAGGATACACGATTATCAATTTAAGACTTACGGTCATGCTGgataccaatgtatagatactcatcaccatgcctatacatcgtactcgatcagttagcaaatagcaaataagactcaactcttattccctcaagctaaggttaaaccaaacacttacctcaaacttccacagTCAATTCAATCCTCAACAACAGCTTTCCCTCTCGAATTCGACTCCAACTCAATCAAATCTATACAATAATGACTTCGTAGTATCAATATGTGCTAAACAAATCAAACCCAATGTCTAATTATagctttttcatcatttttccccAAAAGGTCAGAAATGCCCCAgccccacatggtcaaaacccgaggtttgaatCAAAACCTAATTATCCATTcccccatgaactcaaatatataatttattttggaatcggacctcaaattgaggtccaaaacCTCCAAATtttgaaaacctaggttctacccaaaatttccaaatttctccATTAAAATCTTTGTGTTGAAGTTGaaattaagttaaaaaaatgttaaggagtgaagaaaatgagttagaaatcacttaccaatcattttgaagaagaagaattgtttgcaaaatcgcctcttatgttttggatttttgaaaaagtgaaaaatagcTGAAATTCCCGTCTTTATATACCCCCCCCCCCTGAAGTCCCAGTGCGGACTGCGCAAAAATGGACCGTGGACACGCTGAAGAACTGAACAAAATACAACTCTCTGAATCCTCcagcgtggaccgcacaaaaagggaatgcggccgcgctggtagaCCTGGAGAGTGCTGGCTCTCTGAAGTTAGCTACGCGGACCGCGTATGgacgaccgcggaccgcactaaggCGACCGCATTTGCGCATCACGCATCGCGGAACCTACTCAAAATTCTCCTGAACTTGCAACACCTGGTAttttaagtctaagacctcccgaAACCTACTCAAAAtttacccgagccctcgaggctccaaaccaaacatacaaaaaacctcaaaaatatcccaCGAACTTATCCGTGATATTAAATCACCAAAACAACATCATAAACATCAAACTAGGCCTCAAGACCCCTGATTTCCTCCCAAGTTTTCACAAAACATCAATTTTAGAGTTTTAAGTCTAAAACACGTCAAATGGCATccgatttcaaccaaactttacagaaagctcttaaaccatatataaggcTTGTACCGGgagtcggaaccaaaatacgggcccgatactatagtcttttaatcaaatttcatttccaatttccttaattattttcagaaaataatttcacataaaaatttatttctcgggcttgggacctcggaattggattccgggcatacacccaagtctcatattttcctacggaccctccaggaccgtcaaatcacgagtccgggtccgttttcccaaaatattgaccgaagtcaaacttaatcCATTTAACATCAAGATTTAACATTTTTCTCACAGAATTCATATTTAAGTTTTCCAGCTACAcgctcggactgtgcacgcaaatcgaggcaattctaaatgaggttttcaaggcctcaaaggCACAGAAAGGGTAAggaaacaagtgatgaccctttgggtcgtcacactgGGATGGTTTGAAGTACTTTATATTAACtgcttatcatttaatttgactTGAGACTATATTCTTtaaaattgctaaatttgaaggAAAATCCTAGATTTCAATAGTACTAAAATGAGATTTTGATTAAGtaatttggttggcttgcctgacagtagtgtccggcgccatcacgactcttagtggattttgggtcgtgacaatattcaATATCGTTCTTTGtcacctttattttcttttgggttGACCATCATTTAAATCTTAGTTGCAAATATAGAGTAAATATAAGCAGAGATTTTAGCGTGGCAATGATGGAGTAATGTATGACGTTGGAATCGTAAATCAATTGACCTTGCTAACTTGTACAGTATCTGCATCAAAATTTCACATCATAGCAGCGGCTTTTCTTGTCTTAGAACTGCATGGTTTGTCCTTGTATTAAATTCAGTATGTTATGGATCATTGAAGAAGGTTCAATACTTGATATCTTTGCTAATTGCTACAAGTAAAACGCCAGGAAAAGAGAAATCAATTATTTTTTGTAAGAATTAACACAATTCTCAAGTAATTAAGTATTTATAATCCTCGCCTACATGAAAGACAAAAATGGAGTTTATAATCACTAAAATTCAACCATATCTTAAGCAATTAAATGAGATGTTGAGGTGAACCTAGGCATATTACATGTTTGTTCCTGCGCTCTTTTATGTCGGATGCACTGTTCACTTTTCTTAGatggtatacatagattatatactGTTTATGTTGCTAGCTAGGGATGTTCATGATTTGGTTTGGGTCCTTTTTGTTTGTAAGGAGAAAGAAAAAATACTGCATATACAACTTCAACACTATTGCCCGTCGATGGACCAAAAGCATTTAGTGTATCCCAATGTCTATACTGGTGTTTGGTTATGCTACTACCATTGTTAGGGTGGTTATCTGGTTTTGGAAAAAAGTATTCCACGATGCTATTCAAACAAGACATTGAAATATTTGGCTACATATATTGGTTTATTGAAACATGAGTTCCTACTACTACTTAACACATACTAAAAAAAGAGAGGagaatatgaaataaatataggGTTAGAGAGAGTAGGGTTAGGTGGACTCTAAAAATGGCGATACTGGTCCATTAAACTGGCGGCTCATCTACTTTTCTGATCCATAATAATAAGGCCCAATATCTAATCAGTACTGCCCACATTTTTAACACACTCCACTCTCTCAGCAAAAATTAGCAATCTCTGAAGCTTTCTTCAATGGAGGCTTCAATATCTCTTTCCAGTTCCATCACTACCTTCAAACTATTTACGTGCCAGTCACGCGCTTCCTTTATTACCGCCTCCGTCAAACCCCCTTCAATTTTCTCCAATAACCCTTTCAAtcctttaatttctcattttgGCCAAACTCCAAAAAAAACCACCATCGCACCCCTTCGTTGTTCCGCCGCCTCCGCCACACTAGAAACCACCACCACGACCGCCACCATATTCCACAGCCTATGCTACATCGTTGGGGACAATATCGACACTGACCAAATCATCCCCGTGGAATACCTAACCCTAGTCTCGTCAAACCCATCCGAGTACAAAAAACTCGGGTCCTATGCCCTGTGCGGACTCCCTTCATCATACCAAACCCGTTTCGTCGACCCGAATGAATTCATATCCAAGTACTCCCTCATCATAGGCGGCGACAACTTCGGGTGCGGTTCGTCGCGTGAGCACGCCCCGGTTGCTTTAGGAGCTGCGGGCGTGGCGGCGGTGGTGGCAGAGTCGTATGCTAGGATTTTCTTCTGGAATTCGGTTGCGACAGGCGAAGTTTATTCGCTTGAATCTGAAGTAAGGATTTGTGAGGAGTGTAAGACGGGTGATGTGGTGATTGTTGAGCTAGGAGAGAGTAGGTTGATTAATCATACGACCGGAAAAGAGTATAAATTGAAGCCAATTGGTGATGCTGGTCCTGTCATTCAAGCTGGTGGCATTTTTGCTTATGCAAGAAAGGCTGGAATGATTCCTTCCCGAGAAGCTTAGTATTTGAAGTGGTAATTGATTCAGTTCACATGTTTTCTTTTAAAGTTTTGTACTTTAGGCTTGCTGAAAACAGATGATTGCATAATAAATATGGTGTTTGTTGTATTATTTAGAGAGAAAAATAGCACCTTTAAAAAGGTGTCTTCTATTCTGTTATGCCTATTTCCGTACAATTCAATGGACAAACAACATCTGAATTCCAAAGTAGTTGGGTTGACTATATGATCCTCAGGGATTTGTCATACTAATTCATTATAATTAGATTATTTTTGTGTTTGCTGTTAACTTAGCATTGTTCTCCTTTATCCGAGCTAGAGACCGCATTGCTTTGTGACAATGGCGATGTAATGTTttatgagaaaaagaaaaaagaaaaaatgtaggTTGTGTTATGGTGGTTGCTTTATGATTTGGGAAGAAGAATTAGTTATCCTAAAAGGGTATGTTAGAATGTTTTCTTATGCCTATATCAGAATAATACTTGAAAGATGTTTGTCACTATGGCAACTTGTACTTTGAAGAGACCCAAAAGCCTTACTTTGCTATACTTTGCTAGATCTTTCATGTTACTAAATTTCAAGGGTTCAACTCATATTTGGCCTTATGTATGTCTCACACAATTTCTTCCCTGTCTTCCTCAAATTGTCTTAACAAAGGAACCTGGTCTTTTTATAAAGACCTTCAAAATTACAATTTGGTCCTACAGAAACTTAGAGAATGGTTCCTCAATAATCTTACAAGGAAATTGAAACTAACTTTAACTATCTATAGTGATTATATTTAGGTGACAATCAGTCAAACACACTATAAAGTAATTGTATCTTCTAGGGAAATTAGTGACTATCTGATGATTAATAAGGTTTGAACTACATCGAAGGTCGTCCTTGACCAGTAATCAAGGTTTAGATGAAACTAGAGTTGATATGAGGAACTGCCAAGTAAAATAACTGTTGACATATTATATCAAATAAAAGTCAAGTTCTGTTGGCATTGGATTCTTAAGAGTAGAGCAACATTACTTGAGATGGTTTGAAAGGGGTTGGGAAATTTGACTAGGATATGATTAGTGGATCTTACTAGGGATGAGCAAGAACAATCATCGAGATAGTTCACTatgtttcaaaaaaatattttttggttgatAAAGTTGGGGTAAGATCCACCGAAGTGGTAGCCTTAATCGCGGATGTGTGTGGCAACAGGTAAAGCCCGAAGGCGGTTCCCGACTTCCTGTCCCTATTGGGGGAGATGCCAACCATCTCTTCTTTCCACGAACACACGTTTGATGTTCCAAATATAATGCTTGAATCTTCTGCATTCAATTTCTATAAAATGCCATCATTTTGGTCTAGGAGCAGTTGACAACATGAAGATTTTGATTCAGGAGTTTCTGTGTCATGTAATTTTATCCCCGTAGATATTAACTTACATAGTTTGCCTAGCAATGATCGACGGACCTACATGATACAAATCGTTTATTGGTTGATCCTGTAAGGTGATTTTTCTGCTTATCCCAGGTTCGAAGTTGGAAATTTTGTGTCTTTTGTCTTGCACCGATTCACTCTGTTGCCCCACACAACCctaagactctaaattgctcgTTCCTGGCATCATctcttattttgttttctttgtcACCTTATGTCATGTGGACTTTCTTCCTTTTCCTTCACAATGAAATCAAGTTTCGTGGACCTATAAGTATACCTCCTCTTTTTAGACTTAATTCTGATCTTCTGGAACTTCAGTTATATTGCAAGTTTCTGGTGCTTTCTTCCATTATAATGTCTGAGATCCAAATTGCATTCAATAACCAATGTATGTAGTGTCTACATTTCTGCTAATAGCATAATTACTTTTGCACTCTACTAATGATTGAAACATTATCTAATGAGAAGTGTGATTTATTATCTATGATCCTCTGGCTTTGAGTAGTTCTTTTATGCAAGTGATCCAACTTGAGTCCTTTGTCATCTCTGTAATTTGGTTTccgaggcatattgttctaaccATGTTTATGCAATTACAGAATGATAATCTTATAATGGTTGTTCTAACGGGGCCTGGTATTGTCTTCATCTAAAGCATGCCTTTTCACAGGCTTTCTCAATGCATTGCTAGGTAAATCTCCTAGCAGCACCACCAAGTGGAACTAGTTGCATTATTGGATAGCCTTCCTGTCAGTTAAACTCAAGCTTTGGAGAA belongs to Nicotiana tabacum cultivar K326 chromosome 6, ASM71507v2, whole genome shotgun sequence and includes:
- the LOC107827504 gene encoding 3-isopropylmalate dehydratase small subunit 1-like — encoded protein: MEASISLSSSITTFKLFTCQSRASFITASVKPPSIFSNNPFNPLISHFGQTPKKTTIAPLRCSAASATLETTTTTATIFHSLCYIVGDNIDTDQIIPVEYLTLVSSNPSEYKKLGSYALCGLPSSYQTRFVDPNEFISKYSLIIGGDNFGCGSSREHAPVALGAAGVAAVVAESYARIFFWNSVATGEVYSLESEVRICEECKTGDVVIVELGESRLINHTTGKEYKLKPIGDAGPVIQAGGIFAYARKAGMIPSREA